In Horticoccus luteus, the following proteins share a genomic window:
- a CDS encoding AraC family transcriptional regulator — MIYEPGGTCGPRVQLDYQLVVVLEGEARVDVDGRARRVAAGEVGLFRPGGREFFQLSLAQKTHHTWCAVHPAVVGRDLAEACGRAPAVVRVTRRFEQLMELGLGLPRDTGEHSPGLAEALGLAALHEYVFSATRQARGETEEPDALRRVLEWIGQAGEHAVDLPTLAAEACVSRAQLVKLFREHLGTTPIRFVWETRTRRGAQMLRETGLTVGEVAYRCGFQTPFHFSRWVKELFGVAPRALRAQAWRG, encoded by the coding sequence GTGATCTACGAACCGGGAGGGACGTGCGGGCCGCGGGTGCAGTTGGATTACCAATTGGTGGTCGTGCTGGAAGGTGAGGCGCGAGTGGACGTCGATGGCCGCGCGCGCCGCGTGGCGGCCGGCGAGGTGGGGTTGTTTCGGCCGGGCGGAAGGGAGTTTTTTCAACTCTCGCTCGCACAAAAGACGCATCACACGTGGTGCGCGGTGCATCCGGCGGTGGTGGGACGGGATCTGGCGGAGGCGTGTGGGCGGGCGCCGGCGGTGGTGCGCGTGACGCGCCGCTTCGAGCAGTTGATGGAGTTGGGGCTGGGCTTGCCGCGCGACACGGGCGAACACTCGCCGGGACTCGCGGAGGCATTGGGGCTGGCCGCGTTGCACGAGTATGTTTTTAGCGCGACCCGGCAGGCGCGGGGCGAGACGGAGGAGCCGGACGCGTTGCGGCGGGTGCTCGAGTGGATCGGCCAGGCGGGGGAGCACGCCGTCGACCTGCCGACGCTGGCGGCGGAGGCGTGCGTCTCGCGGGCGCAGTTGGTGAAACTGTTTCGCGAGCATCTGGGGACCACGCCGATCCGATTTGTGTGGGAAACGCGCACGCGGCGCGGGGCGCAAATGTTGCGCGAGACGGGGTTGACCGTGGGCGAGGTGGCGTATCGCTGCGGGTTCCAGACGCCGTTTCATTTTTCGCGCTGGGTGAAGGAATTGTTTGGGGTGGCGCCGCGCGCGTTGCGGGCGCAGGCGTGGCGCGGGTGA
- a CDS encoding TrmH family RNA methyltransferase produces MLTKAAVQRLRSLREKKHREALGSFVVEGEKVVGELLAAGTVFTELYATPDWPEPPSLTLTPPDVDGVPSPRSPTSELTSQPSTPTQPPVGGVPSPRNPTVTRITPDEMARASHFPTPSTILAVGPLRRLDLAPRELDRGLTLALDGVQDPGNVGTLLRLADWFALDRVLLSADCADLFHQKTINASMGSFARVRVSTVDLAAALDTTSAAIFGCDLAGTDVHTWAPPRDAVIVIGSEGRGLSPAVRALVTEFLTIPRHGRAESLNAALAAAIVCDNLRRCLR; encoded by the coding sequence GTGCTCACCAAAGCCGCCGTCCAGCGCCTCCGCTCCCTGCGCGAAAAGAAACACCGCGAAGCGCTCGGCTCGTTCGTCGTCGAAGGCGAAAAAGTCGTCGGCGAACTACTCGCCGCCGGCACCGTTTTCACCGAACTCTACGCCACCCCCGATTGGCCTGAACCGCCATCCCTCACGCTGACGCCTCCGGATGTGGACGGGGTGCCCTCACCCCGCAGCCCCACCTCCGAACTTACCTCACAACCGTCCACCCCCACGCAGCCCCCTGTGGGCGGGGTGCCCTCACCCCGCAACCCCACCGTCACCCGCATCACGCCCGACGAGATGGCGCGCGCCAGCCATTTTCCCACGCCCTCCACCATTCTCGCGGTCGGCCCGCTGCGCCGCCTCGACCTCGCCCCACGCGAACTTGATCGCGGCCTCACCCTGGCACTCGACGGCGTGCAGGATCCCGGCAACGTCGGCACGCTCCTGCGCCTCGCCGACTGGTTTGCCCTCGACCGCGTGCTGCTCTCGGCGGACTGCGCCGACCTGTTTCACCAAAAAACGATTAACGCGAGCATGGGCTCGTTCGCCCGCGTGCGCGTCAGCACCGTCGACCTCGCGGCCGCTCTCGACACCACGTCCGCAGCAATCTTCGGCTGCGATCTCGCCGGCACGGATGTGCACACGTGGGCGCCGCCTCGCGATGCCGTGATCGTGATCGGCAGTGAAGGCCGCGGGCTCTCCCCCGCCGTCCGCGCGCTCGTCACGGAGTTTCTCACGATCCCCCGCCACGGCCGCGCCGAATCGCTCAACGCCGCCCTCGCCGCCGCGATCGTCTGCGACAATCTGCGGCGCTGCTTGCGCTAA
- a CDS encoding aldo/keto reductase: MKTSLQWGILSTGRIAGIFARGVAHSQSGQLAAVGSRSLPAAKKFAQEFGVARAHGSYEALLADPGVEAVYIATPHPLHVEWIVRAAEAGKHVLCEKPLGLNYAEAMVAEAACRAHGVVLMEAFMYRCHPQTAKVVELVRSGAIGAVHAVQATFSFDAGFNAEHRLWSNALGGGGMLDVGCYPVSFARLIAGAAAGQAFLNPVQVSGAAQLHPETGVDLYAAGTMKFATGFIAQVAAGISLGQDSSARIYGREGWIHVPSPWIPPSEGEVGKIFVHKGGAVEEIAVATPEHLYGLEADAFAAALARGAQDVPQMSVADTLGNLAALDAWREAAGLVYESERPETFLHTHTRRPLAKRADAPMRYGRIEGLALPVSRLPMGCDNQTTMAHGAAVWDDYVERGGNTFDTAYVYGGGLQEKLLGQWIRNRGVRSQVVVMAKGAHTPFCTPEWLTRQLEESMARLQTDYVDLYLMHRDNPEVPVGEFVDVLNAHVRAGKIKVFGGSNWTIERMAAANEYARRKGVQGFGVLSNNFSLARMVDPVWGGCISASDAATRRWLTETQTPLLAWSSQARGFFTERAGRDKLGDEQLSRCWYAEDNWQRRERAYALAKEKGVSPINIAAAYVLHQPFPTFALIGPRVISETVSSMPCLKVSLTPEEVAWLNLERDTV; the protein is encoded by the coding sequence ATGAAAACTTCCCTCCAGTGGGGCATCCTGAGCACCGGGCGGATCGCGGGCATTTTCGCGCGCGGTGTCGCTCATTCGCAATCCGGGCAACTCGCCGCCGTCGGCAGTCGCTCCCTCCCGGCGGCGAAGAAATTTGCGCAGGAATTCGGGGTGGCGCGGGCGCACGGCAGTTATGAGGCGCTCCTCGCGGATCCGGGCGTGGAGGCGGTTTATATTGCGACGCCGCATCCGCTGCACGTCGAGTGGATCGTGCGGGCGGCGGAGGCGGGGAAACATGTGTTGTGCGAAAAGCCACTCGGACTGAATTACGCGGAGGCGATGGTGGCGGAGGCGGCGTGCCGCGCGCATGGCGTGGTGTTGATGGAGGCGTTCATGTATCGATGCCATCCGCAGACGGCGAAGGTCGTGGAGCTCGTGCGCAGCGGCGCGATCGGGGCGGTGCACGCGGTGCAGGCGACGTTCAGTTTCGATGCGGGCTTCAACGCGGAGCACCGGCTGTGGAGCAACGCGCTCGGTGGCGGCGGCATGCTGGATGTGGGCTGCTATCCGGTGTCGTTCGCACGGTTGATTGCAGGTGCGGCGGCGGGGCAGGCGTTTCTCAATCCGGTGCAGGTGAGTGGCGCCGCGCAACTGCACCCGGAGACGGGCGTGGATCTTTACGCGGCGGGGACGATGAAGTTTGCGACCGGGTTTATCGCGCAGGTGGCGGCGGGGATCAGTCTCGGGCAGGATTCGTCGGCGCGCATTTACGGGCGCGAGGGGTGGATTCATGTGCCGTCGCCGTGGATTCCGCCGAGCGAGGGCGAGGTGGGGAAAATCTTTGTGCACAAAGGCGGCGCGGTGGAGGAGATCGCGGTCGCCACGCCGGAGCATCTCTACGGGCTGGAGGCGGACGCGTTTGCCGCGGCGCTCGCGCGCGGCGCGCAGGATGTGCCGCAGATGAGCGTGGCGGATACGCTGGGCAACCTGGCGGCGCTCGACGCGTGGCGCGAGGCGGCGGGACTCGTTTACGAGAGCGAGCGGCCGGAGACGTTTCTGCACACGCACACGCGCCGGCCTCTGGCCAAGCGCGCGGACGCGCCGATGCGTTACGGACGGATCGAGGGGCTCGCGTTGCCGGTGTCGCGACTGCCGATGGGCTGCGACAACCAGACGACGATGGCGCACGGCGCGGCGGTGTGGGACGACTACGTCGAGCGCGGCGGCAACACGTTTGACACGGCGTATGTTTACGGCGGCGGGTTGCAGGAGAAGCTGCTCGGGCAATGGATCCGCAACCGGGGCGTGCGTTCGCAGGTGGTCGTGATGGCCAAGGGGGCGCACACGCCGTTCTGCACGCCGGAGTGGCTGACGCGTCAGCTCGAGGAATCGATGGCGCGGCTGCAAACCGACTACGTGGACTTGTATCTCATGCACCGCGACAATCCCGAGGTGCCGGTGGGCGAGTTCGTCGACGTGCTCAACGCGCACGTGCGCGCGGGGAAAATCAAGGTGTTCGGCGGCTCGAACTGGACGATCGAGCGCATGGCGGCGGCGAACGAGTATGCGCGGCGCAAGGGCGTGCAAGGCTTCGGGGTGTTGAGCAATAATTTCAGTCTCGCGCGGATGGTGGACCCCGTGTGGGGCGGTTGCATCAGCGCGAGCGATGCGGCGACGCGGCGGTGGCTGACGGAGACGCAGACGCCGTTGCTGGCGTGGTCGAGTCAGGCGCGCGGATTTTTCACGGAGCGCGCGGGCCGCGACAAGCTCGGCGACGAGCAGCTCTCGCGGTGCTGGTATGCGGAGGACAACTGGCAGCGGCGCGAGCGGGCTTACGCGTTGGCGAAGGAGAAAGGCGTTTCGCCGATCAACATCGCGGCGGCGTATGTGCTGCACCAGCCGTTCCCCACGTTTGCGTTGATCGGTCCGCGGGTGATCAGCGAGACGGTGAGTTCAATGCCGTGCCTCAAGGTGAGCCTCACGCCGGAGGAAGTGGCGTGGTTGAACCTCGAGCGCGACACGGTGTAA